The Glycine soja cultivar W05 chromosome 6, ASM419377v2, whole genome shotgun sequence genome has a window encoding:
- the LOC114415795 gene encoding uncharacterized protein LOC114415795 isoform X2 codes for MSTIHQTHTRREGEDKEFSFWGSSNIIPSENDCDQPQVSDPSRSKAISEGQRELMEMMQDMPESGYELSFQDMVVHEKQVLEPEQQPHQNETSLENTLMQSSSGNKAQLKRVSKKKKNKGNSSRPGQILRVESMDSETFLLKLFFPISLDWMKKDRAKNGSKVSSRSSLQESIKQVGKEWRIKKLFLSGDNREDGIGQKNGGRINSDINRYDHHSLSLSHGCWPFLPYAKSKTRNL; via the exons ATGAGCACAATCCACCAAACACACACTCGTCGCGAAGGTGAAGACAAAGAGTTCAGTTTCTGGGGCTCATCAAACATCATACCTTCTGAAAATGATTGTGATCAACCACAAG TTTCAGACCCTTCAAGGAGCAAAGCTATTTCAGAAGGacaaagggagcttatggagaTGATGCAAGACATGCCTGAGTCTGGTTATGAACTCTCTTTCCAAGACATGGTGGTTCATGAGAAGCAGGTGCTGGAACCAGAGCAACAACCACACCAAAATGAAACTTCACTCGAGAACACTCTCATGCAAAGTAGTAGTGGCAATAAAGCTCAACTCAAAAGGGTaagcaaaaagaagaaaaacaaaggcAATAGTAGTAGACCTGGTCAGATATTGCGGGTCGAAAGCATGGACAGTGAAACCTTCCTCCTCAAGTTGTTCTTTCCTATTTCTCTTGATTGGATGAAGAAGGATAGAGCAAAGAATGGCTCCAAGGTTTCTTCAAGATCATCATTGCAGGAATCTATAAAACAAGTGGgaaaagaatggagaattaaAAAACTTTTCCTTTCAGGAGACAACAGAGAAGATGGCATAGGTCAAAAAAATGGTGGCCGCATCAATAGTGACATAAACAG gTATGATCATCACAGCTTGTCCCTCTCGCATGGTTGCTGGCCATTCCTTCCTTATGCAAAAAGCAAAACAAGGAATCTGTGA
- the LOC114415794 gene encoding pentatricopeptide repeat-containing protein At2g21090-like, with product MLPNDVISSVEKYSFLISKCITARRVKLANAVHGHLIKTALFFDAFLANGLIDAYSKCGCEESAHKTFGDLPNKTTRSWNTLISFYSKTGFFDEAHNLFDKMPQRNVVSYNSLISGFTRHGLHEDSVKLFRVMQNSGKGLVLDEFTLVSVVGSCACLGNLQWLRQVHGVAVIVGMEWNVILNNALIDAYGKCGEPNLSFSVFCYMPERNVVSWTSMVVAYTRACRLDEACRVFKDMPVKNTVSWTALLTGFVRNGGCDEAFDVFKQMLEEGVRPSAPTFVSVIDACAQEALIGRGKQVHGQIIRGDKSGNLFNVYVCNALIDMYAKCGDMKSAENLFEMAPMRDVVTWNTLITGFAQNGHGEESLAVFRRMIEAKVEPNHVTFLGVLSGCNHAGLDNEGLQLVDLMERQYGVKPKAEHYALLIDLLGRRNRLMEAMSLIEKVPDGIKNHIAVWGAVLGACRVHGNLDLARKAAEKLFELEPENTGRYVMLANIYAASGKWGGAKRIRNVMKERCLEKEPACSRIELRNARHEFVAKDKFHPQVEEICEVNSKLVLHSKDAGYQPYTDYPFLPDYDDDFYFS from the coding sequence ATGCTCCCAAACGATGTCATTTCCTCCGTTGAAAAATACTCGTTTTTGATTTCAAAGTGCATCACGGCGAGGAGGGTGAAACTCGCAAACGCCGTGCACGGTCACCTTATCAAAACCGCGCTTTTCTTCGACGCTTTCCTCGCGAACGGTCTAATTGACGCGTATTCAAAGTGCGGCTGCGAAGAAAGTGCACACAAGACCTTTGGCGATCTTCCCAACAAGACCACTCGTTCGTGGAACACGCTAATATCATTTTACTCAAAAACGGGCTTTTTCGATGAGGCGCATAACCTGTTCGACAAAATGCCTCAACGGAACGTCGTTAGTTATAACTCGTTAATATCCGGCTTTACGCGCCACGGGCTTCACGAAGATTCGGTTAAGCTCTTTCGGGTGATGCAAAACAGTGGTAAGGGTTTGGTGTTAGACGAGTTCACGCTGGTTAGCGTAGTTGGAAGCTGCGCTTGTTTGGGTAATCTTCAATGGTTGCGTCAGGTTCATGGGGTGGCAGTTATAGTTGGCATGGAGTGGAATGTGATTCTTAACAACGCGTTAATTGACGCTTATGGGAAATGTGGGGAACCCAATTTGTCGTTTTCTGTGTTTTGTTACATGCCAGAGAGAAATGTTGTTTCATGGACATCAATGGTTGTGGCTTACACTAGAGCATGTAGATTGGATGAGGCTTGTAGGGTATTTAAGGACATGCCGGTTAAGAACACGGTTTCTTGGACTGCTTTGTTAACGGGTTTTGTGAGAAACGGGGGTTGTGATGAAGCTTTTGATGTCTTCAAGCAAATGTTGGAAGAGGGTGTAAGGCCTAGTGCTCCAACTTTTGTGAGTGTTATAGATGCCTGTGCACAGGAGGCGCTTATAGGAAGAGGTAAACAGGTGCATGGTCAAATTATTAGAGGTGACAAAAGTGGTAACTTGTTTAATGTGTATGTGTGTAATGCTTTGATTGACATGTATGCTAAGTGTGGAGATATGAAATCAGCTGAAAATTTGTTTGAGATGGCTCCTATGAGGGATGTGGTAACTTGGAACACATTGATTACTGGGTTTGCACAAAATGGCCATGGGGAGGAGTCACTGGCTGTTTTCAGAAGGATGATAGAAGCCAAAGTAGAGCCCAATCATGTGACATTTCTTGGGGTGCTATCTGGTTGTAACCATGCAGGTTTAGATAATGAAGGATTACAATTGGTGGATTTGATGGAAAGGCAATATGGAGTGAAGCCTAAAGCTGAACACTATGCTTTGTTGATTGATTTACTGGGGAGGAGAAACAGACTCATGGAAGCCATGAGTTTGATTGAAAAAGTGCCTGATGGTATTAAGAATCACATTGCAGTGTGGGGGGCAGTGTTGGGGGCTtgtagggttcatgggaacttGGACCTCGCTAGAAAGGCTGCAGAGAAACTGTTTGAGTTGGAACCAGAAAATACGGGTAGATATGTTATGCTGGCAAACATCTATGCTGCATCTGGCAAATGGGGTGGTGCCAAAAGAATCAGGAATGTAATGAAGGAGAGGTGTTTGGAGAAAGAACCAGCTTGTAGTCGGATAGAGTTAAGGAATGCGAGACACGAGTTTGTGGCCAAGGACAAGTTCCATCCACAGGTTGAAGAGATATGTGAAGTGAACAGTAAATTAGTTCTTCATTCGAAGGATGCTGGATATCAGCCTTATACTGATTACCCTTTTCTTCCtgattatgatgatgatttCTACTTTAGTTAG
- the LOC114415795 gene encoding uncharacterized protein LOC114415795 isoform X1 codes for MSTIHQTHTRREGEDKEFSFWGSSNIIPSENDCDQPQGNESRLKKEAYFGETHQRKSLKYEYSRFCSTVSDPSRSKAISEGQRELMEMMQDMPESGYELSFQDMVVHEKQVLEPEQQPHQNETSLENTLMQSSSGNKAQLKRVSKKKKNKGNSSRPGQILRVESMDSETFLLKLFFPISLDWMKKDRAKNGSKVSSRSSLQESIKQVGKEWRIKKLFLSGDNREDGIGQKNGGRINSDINRYDHHSLSLSHGCWPFLPYAKSKTRNL; via the exons ATGAGCACAATCCACCAAACACACACTCGTCGCGAAGGTGAAGACAAAGAGTTCAGTTTCTGGGGCTCATCAAACATCATACCTTCTGAAAATGATTGTGATCAACCACAAGGTAATGAATCAAGGCTCAAAAAGGAAGCATACTTTGGAGAAACACACCAAAGAAAAAGCCTTAAATATGAGTATTCACGGTTTTGTTCAACAGTTTCAGACCCTTCAAGGAGCAAAGCTATTTCAGAAGGacaaagggagcttatggagaTGATGCAAGACATGCCTGAGTCTGGTTATGAACTCTCTTTCCAAGACATGGTGGTTCATGAGAAGCAGGTGCTGGAACCAGAGCAACAACCACACCAAAATGAAACTTCACTCGAGAACACTCTCATGCAAAGTAGTAGTGGCAATAAAGCTCAACTCAAAAGGGTaagcaaaaagaagaaaaacaaaggcAATAGTAGTAGACCTGGTCAGATATTGCGGGTCGAAAGCATGGACAGTGAAACCTTCCTCCTCAAGTTGTTCTTTCCTATTTCTCTTGATTGGATGAAGAAGGATAGAGCAAAGAATGGCTCCAAGGTTTCTTCAAGATCATCATTGCAGGAATCTATAAAACAAGTGGgaaaagaatggagaattaaAAAACTTTTCCTTTCAGGAGACAACAGAGAAGATGGCATAGGTCAAAAAAATGGTGGCCGCATCAATAGTGACATAAACAG gTATGATCATCACAGCTTGTCCCTCTCGCATGGTTGCTGGCCATTCCTTCCTTATGCAAAAAGCAAAACAAGGAATCTGTGA
- the LOC114415793 gene encoding ABC transporter G family member 5-like, which translates to MKKQGCEVEAIGINYKIRTKTTEKPFKIFTKLPQLNREEDVHEAEDEQRSCRGVRHVLKDVNCMAKPWEILAIVGPSGAGKTSLLEILAGKASPQSGSILVNQEPVDKAEFKKFSGYVTQKDTLFPLLTVEETIMFSAKLRLNLPREQLFSRVKSLILELGLGHVARTRIGDESVRGISGGERRRVSIGVEVIHDPKVLILDEPTSGLDSNSALQIIEMLKVMADSRGRTIILSIHQPRYRIVKLFNSLLLLANGNVLHHGTVDLMGVNLRLMGLELPLHVNVVEFAIDSIETIQQQQKFQHGESRSGKFTLQQLFQQSKVIDIEIISSGMDITCGFANSGLRETMILTHRFSKNILRTKELFACRTIQMLVSGLVLGSVFCNLKDGLVGAEERVGLFAFILTFLLSSTTEALPIFLQEREILMKETSSGSYRVSSYAIANGLVYLPFLLILAILFTMPLYWLIGLNRNFTAFLYFLMQIWLILNTANSVVVCFSALVPNFIVGNSMIAGVIGSFLLFSGYFISKHEIPSYWIFMHYISPFKYPFEGFLINEFSNSNKCLEYLFGTCVVRGADVLKEAKLGGETSRWKNVGVMVCFILVYRFISYVILRYRCSQGVILKV; encoded by the coding sequence ATGAAGAAACAAGGGTGTGAGGTTGAGGCAATTGGCATCAACTACAAgatccgtacaaagacaacagAGAAACCTTTTAAAATCTTCACCAAACTTCCACAATTGAATAGGGAAGAAGATGTTCATGAAGCAGAAGATGAACAAAGGTCATGCCGTGGAGTGAGGCATGTCCTCAAAGATGTGAATTGCATGGCCAAGCCATGGGAAATTCTGGCAATTGTTGGGCCAAGTGGAGCTGGAAAAACATCCCTTCTTGAGATCCTTGCTGGTAAAGCTAGTCCTCAAAGTGGTTCTATCTTGGTGAATCAAGAACCTGTGGATAAAGCTGAGTTCAAAAAATTTTCAGGGTATGTTACACAAAAGGATACCTTGTTTCCCTTACTTACAGTTGAAGAAACCATTATGTTTAGTGCAAAGTTAAGGCTAAATCTTCCTCGGGAGCAATTATTCTCCAGGGTCAAGTCACTGATTCTAGAGCTTGGTCTTGGCCATGTTGCTAGGACTAGAATTGGAGATGAAAGTGTCCGCGGCATATCCGGTGGTGAGAGGCGCCGTGTTTCCATTGGTGTTGAAGTCATACATGATCCAAAAGTGCTGATCTTGGATGAACCAACTTCAGGGCTTGACAGTAATTCAGCTTTGCAAATAATTGAAATGCTTAAAGTCATGGCTGACTCTAGGGGAAGAACTATAATCCTCAGTATCCACCAACCCAGGTACAGAATAGTGAAGTTGTTCAACTCATTACTGTTATTGGCCAATGGCAATGTGTTGCACCATGGCACTGTGGATTTAATGGGTGTGAATCTAAGACTAATGGGTTTAGAGCTTCCTCTTCATGTTAATGTAGTTGAGTTTGCCATTGATTCTATTGAGACCATtcagcaacaacaaaaatttcagcATGGTGAGAGTAGAAGTGGTAAGTTTACTTTGCAACAGCTCTTTCAACAATCCAAGGTAATTGACATAGAAATCATTAGTTCGGGAATGGATATCACCTGTGGTTTTGCTAATTCTGGATTGAGAGAAACTATGATTCTCACTCATAGGTTCTCCAAAAACATCCTTCGCACAAAGGAACTCTTTGCTTGCAGGACAATTCAAATGCTGGTTTCTGGACTTGTTTTAGGCTCAGTCTTTTGTAATCTCAAGGATGGTCTAGTAGGAGCAGAAGAAAGAGTGGGTCTATTTGCTTTCATATTAACGTTTTTGTTGTCAAGCACCACCGAAGCTCTACCGATTTTTCTGCAAGAAAGGGAGATTCTAATGAAGGAGACCTCTAGTGGAAGCTACAGAGTTTCATCCTATGCTATTGCCAATGGCCTAGTTTACTTGCCATTTCTACTCATACTAGCCATTTTGTTCACAATGCCTTTGTACTGGCTCATTGGTCTCAAcagaaatttcacagcattttTGTACTTTTTGATGCAAATTTGGCTGATTCTTAACACTGCAAATTCGGTTGTGGTATGTTTCAGTGCACTGGTGCCTAATTTCATTGTTGGAAATTCGATGATCGCTGGTGTCATTGGTTCGTTTCTCTTGTTCTCTGGCTACTTCATATCAAAACATGAAATTCCAAGTTACTGGATTTTCATGCATTACATATCTCCATTTAAGTATCCCTTTGAAGGGTTCCTAATAAATGAGTTCTCCAACTCAAATAAGTGCTTGGAGTACTTGTTTGGGACATGTGTGGTGAGAGGAGCGGATGTACTTAAAGAAGCAAAGCTTGGAGGAGAGACTAGTAGATGGAAGAATGTTGGGGTGATGGTGTGCTTTATCTTGGTTTACAGGTTCATTTCTTATGTAATTCTTAGGTACAGATGTTCGCAAGGAGTTATCCTAAAAGTATGA